GTACATTATATAACTGAATGTTGGtgtttatacattatataaCTGAGGTATGAAGCACAGGTCTGATGTTATGCCGCTTCAAGCTTGTAGTTTGTTCACAAACTGTCTCCTAATAGAAAAtgcttttagtaaaaaaatgtagCATTTTTGTAAGGTGCtgtcatgtactgtatttttaaatagtGGTGCTACATTGTAAGAAATAAATACTTAGCTCCCTGTCCCTGattcatttgaaatgtaaaagaACTCTAAACATTTCTTCGGTGGTAAAACATGCAGCTAATGGAAGATGACATCTTCAAGATGTGTAGATTGTCATTAAGTGTTCTTACATTCATTGCTAGGTAGTTTGATAACCATTTTTTAGCTTTGTGCAATTGGAGCAACAGGACTTATGATCAGATTTATGAAGTAAAAAATGGAAGCTGATTTGCATCTTGCAAACAAAACTGAAGGAATGTTTTCGGTTTAAAGTTGAGTTTATCAACACAGCCAGACAGCATCTGCATGACAGAATTACATCAGAAATTTTGATCCTGTTAAATTGTTTTCAAAATTTGCTAGTTTGATTCTGCACGATTGCAACAGTAGCACTTACAATCATCTTTggcaaaactgtaaaacaagtCTGACAACTAACAGTATGTACAAGATATATAATTGTTTATGCTGCAAACGACAAATGGTTAAAATAGAATAGGATATTTTTTATCATCAAAAAGAGTACTCATATCTAGAAATACAGTATTTCTTACCTACAGAGTGAAGAAACAGGGTAGTGTTTTTGGTTGACATTGTGGTATGAAACAAAGTCTATGAAAGACATGCATTTGTTCAGGTAGACCTTTGATTTCCCCCCGATATGTCTTAGTATAAATTGCATGTGACGAGGCTGCCagaattatgacaaaaaatacacaaatgcacatatACACAAAGAACCCAATACAGCTGTTCATTTCAGcaaaaataacatgaatataaataacaaatagcAGATGGTGACTCTGGTGAGTCTATTTGTCTAGACCAATGTGAAGATAAAAAATGACTGGTTTAATTCTTTAGATTTATGTTTGTGATGTTATGTGACGACAGCTCATCCACTTCATTATTGTTTAATCTTGACACATGTGATTAGAATCTTATTTTGTCTTCATGTTTGTGTATCACTAGTTAGGCTGTGTTTCACTAGTAAGGAGTGCTAAAgtagtgctgtgtgtgtgagcatgATCACATTCATCTGTATTTTATTGTGAGCATGCTATAATGCTTTAACCAGTGGCTTGTGCAATATGTGACAATATTTTATAGGggacaagaaaaaggtgaaaatggaaaaattgaaataaaaatgtatagtgGGGCTCAACCTAATTCACATTTGGCTTTGGAATCTTTCTAGTACCGTTTTTGGCATTACCTTTTGTGGAAGTTAATTCCCTCTTGTTATTTGTCAATTAAATCCTAAATACTAGCAAACTGTATTAAAACAGGccattgtttattaaactcttttTATTCGTacagttttaatattttgctaCAGAGACCGTCTGTAGTAAGGCCAATGATGTCAACTACTTgtcaattatgattttttttaaattaggcTGAGCCCTAGACATGTAGCAATGACATTGTAAATGTGACAATcagaaaaaaaagttaaatgacgtaaacattttatttttattgtttagtttgttcctgataataatattaagagtaatttaagatGTTGTTTAATGTTGTGCCATGTTGGTTTCTGTTATAATGTTAAAACTATTGAATTTGTTTTCTCTAGGCTTATTATCTTAATGTTTGTGCCTTTCTCTTGGAACATTGTTATCTGTATTACATTTGTGATACTGTGAGATTTTAAGTCTCACCTGAACCTTGCTGCTTCATATGATATCCTGAAAAATAGAAATGAGATTAGAAGTGATCATTAAAGATTGATCTGTTAATGCTTTGCCTGTTATCCATCTCTTTGTGGCAAGTGCAGCATTATTAAAATCTGAATGGTTAGACCCTCTTGTTTTACTGTGAGTTTTGTCTGTTAGGTACACGTTTTCTACATAGTACACAGTAATCATTCCTATAATGACCACTAGAGGGTACCCTTGTTTCAAATGTTCATTCAACAATGACTTCTGTTGGAATTTGCCCTAAAATCctcatgaaatatttttttatcttttttaacGCACTCGTGAACAATTCATCTGTGCAAGTTAATACTTCTGATCTGGAGCGGTGATCCTTCTCTGACAGTGTCGGTTTGACACTTGGACatcagttaaaggggtcatatgacacggcttaaacgcatattatcgtttgttttagatgtaatgcaatgggtatacacgatttaaggttcaaaaacgctgtattttccacataccgtgcttgtttgtatctcctctttgccccgcctctctgaagtgcgtggattttttacaaagctcatcgctctgaaaagcgaggtgtgctatgattggttaaccagtgcgtagtgattggtcgaagactgcaagtgtgtgacggaaatgtaacgcctcttaccatatttggaacatgaggttccaaagcaattgtactgacaggtacgcccaccttacttgcgtatacatttgggcggtcttagtcaaatcataccacgaactgacgtaaatttgtgggggtgtggttacacaaggcgtttcaggcaggtctgggtgagcattcacttttagatagaatgcatcttttgttctgacactttcatttttgcaattttacgtgtctaatacatgcatgggcaacttatagcACCCAaggcacagaaaaacacgtattcgcgccatatgacccctttaaccaaTTCCATTCCAACTGCAAGTTACAATTCTGGATGAGACATCTACTTTTATACATCCTATCAATTCGCAGtggaaaaaacaacataaacaaatgttatgtggctcaATCTTAACTTCCgatagacctccgcaaagaatcaataactgttgagtagatttcattaaatgaatacagttaatatacaataaaatattcatataaattaatactgatataagttaaatataaaataaattattattactagccactagccagactgataaccaaacacagaccagaagttaactttgggccaagCGCGTTTATCCAATTTACGTTTAAACTCGGGTATAATTAAAttgacagttcgcccaaaaatgaaaattctgtcatcatttactcaccctctttgtcatttcaaacctgtatgtctttctttcgtttgaagaacacaaaagaagataaagaagatattttgaagacagttggtaaccaaacagtgccggtattaacacaaaaccaatgcaagtgaacgggtcaacatttttcaaaatatcttcttttgtgttctgcgcaagaaagaaagtcataaaagtttgaaatgacaagcgagtgagtaaatgatgacagaattgacatttttgggtgaactattactttaatacaatacaatgcaaCTATATTTATAATCTTTTGGGACTGATAGATTTGCAGttttactaaaatattttgtatacaggttaaaattataattcttggCTCAAATGTCATTGGCTAAAAGCAGGGCTGCGAGTAACCTATGATAGTACAGCATACAAGATGCATTATgattataaacatattttaggAATCTCAAAATTTGAATCGTGGCCAAAATCATACCCGGCACCCAGCTTAACCAACTTGCTTAAAGACTTAAACTAACTTGAGTGTAAAGATCTGTTCTTTTTTGGATCTTCATGGACCCAATTGGTTGTACTATATGATACGTTTTATCATTCAGCACCAAGCACACTGTCTGCATATCATTCGAGATTCTGGATCACACATTTTTCAGGGTGTCTTAAGCCACTGCATTGTAAATTTTCAACGAGTAACTTCTCTATCCACAGACCATGTCAAAGATTTATGTTGTATTCAACTTGAGAAAATATGACAATCCCCAGGGAGAATTTCCCCATATGTTATGTTTTGGACAGTGTGTCTTATCTTGTAAATAAAACTTCACATCAAGAAAGAATGCTACAGTGGTCTGTAGTGTAAAAGAGCTTTGGGACCTCATGCTCGCAGACCGTCATTTCAGTGAGCTGGCTCTCAGTCAGGAAAAACAAACCTCCAGAGAGGGAAACACACATTAGAGTATAGAGCTATGGCCAAAGAGCAAAGACCTCTCAGCTACATTAAACAAAGATTATTTTAGAGTCACGCAAGCAAAAAGAGGAAAGTTCGTAAATAACAAGCTATCAGTTGTGTATGATAGGAAATGTTAAATCTGAAGTCAAGGGTTCATTTAACTCTCTTCCTTTTTTATCTTTTAGCGTTTTACACTTGAAGATCGGTGAATCATTTGGCTGTGGGTCCATTCATTGTTGTCTTTATAATTGCTGTGCTCATATTGAGCGAGGGCTCTATTGTGATCAGGGTGAAGCCTCTAAGGTCAGACTGACGTCGCTCATTACATTGAGAATGGTGAGGCTATGACCTCTCCAATTGACATGTTTCAGAAGGTTTTTGTTTGGCCTTTTATAACTATTTCATACAGCTCTGTGTTATTGTGCTTGGCATAATCTTTTCAGTATCTTTAGTTAttaaaattgtagtgccctgaTATCCTGAATCCTCAACACCCTTAAATATTATAGCATAATGTTTATGTATCTATTATAGGAACATAAGTAGGGGTAGAGTGAATATAAAAACAGGTGGCATAATCTGCTGTGTTTGTTCCTGTTTCAGCTTTCTAAACATTGTAGAACTGAAGGAACAtctcaacaaacaaaaaatctgtTTGCTTGACTTAACTATGACAAGAGTTTATGGGTCACAATACGATTTTCAGTAGAATTTTAGAAAGCAGATTTGATGATGACAAAAATGATATGCATTTATTTACGATGACACAGCATCCTTATGATGTCATCAACAAATTATTCTTTCAgtcatactgtgtgtgtgtgtgtgtgtgtgtgtgtgtgtgtgtgtgtgtgtgtgtgtgtgtgtgtgtgtgtgtgtgttcatagaATCTCAGAAGACTGCAGTGGGCGATGGTGTTACATCCTTTTACATAGCTTTACCTGTTTATAGATACAGTCTTGTTATGTGTGTGCCAGTGAGTGATGCAGCAATGTGTACAGGAATAACTACATGACCACAGATGACTAAACCATCCACATGTCTGTTTTTCTATAAATATGTAGTTTAAAGCAATGTCACGCAAACATGTTTGTGAGTCATTATTAGTTGGGCAAAAGCCAGCATCTCTGCTTCTGCAGCAATAATGAAATCACTGGTTTATCATCAACAGTTGCTATAGTAATACAGTCGTGTCACTGAGTTTTGCGCACAGACTGATTCCGAATATGACTTGTGAATTGTCAGGGTATCTGTTatctgaataaaacaaatcCCTCTTTATTGACACCTTTTTAATACAGTTCTAGTGTGTTATACTGAAACTTTTCAGAATCATATATTGAAATTGTGCAGGTAagtaaattgtttatatttatttttagatgcaCAATGtatatagacacaaaactaGGTAAAAAATTTAAGCCACAAGGTTAGttctatattattttatttcatgtgtCATCTGCAATGCTACACCttatttttaaacctttttttaagtaggcctaactggttaatttttaaaagttaaagagtaAGTGTAGTTCATTCAGTGAACAAGTTTGATAACCAAAGTGCCAAATGTGTTTTATGCCTTAATTTTGAACAGCTTGAACATTTTGTGTTATTGTGTAAAACCTCACAAacctattttatttagtttgccTTTATATAGGCTAATTGTAAGCTTACGTTAAGGTTTCAGGCCACTGCAAGCCCAAACAGGTCATATGAACGTATTAGCAAACGTGCATTCCAAACGCCTTACAACACcaggaataaaataaaaaaaatcttaattcaaTACTTGAGAAACTCACCCAGAATACTACAATGGGTgttatgctgccttcacgtactctcggaaattcgataattcccacttcaaccagGAAGTAtatggaacggtgctctttaaatgttagcagatacttgtaatgttttcgtgctactaaatcattagtaacattaaaacgtTAAATCCAGACATTACTTCCGGGTTGGATTTATCGATTTAAATTGGAATTgtcgaatttccgagagcacgtgaatgCAGCGTTGGAGGTGAAAGTTCCCTTTGATCCCCTTGTTGCCCTTTGAAACGCAAGCGTGTGGGGGAGTTGTAGTAACTCCGTTTAAGTgtgatgtctgtctgtctgtcactcTCTCCTTATAAAGTCtttgcaaagacatttttattcgGGTTCGACGTCTTTGGTTAACGCCAAAAAATGTTTAAGCACGAGCTTCTTGGAGCGGTTGTTTTGTAATATTACATAATTTTAACCGTGTGATAAAACTACGTTTCCCACAATCCTCTGAGTGGCGTATAGCTGTGTTGACATTGCGTACGTGTGAATTTGAAGTCTGTAAATGGGGCAGTCAAAACATGAACGTAATGTCCATGTAACGTGTTTCGTAGGGCACGCTGTAGCTGCAGACGTGGTCTCGAGTTTGATGGCTCAAATGAGaaattaattgatttttttctataaagCTGCACCTGATCCTAGAGGGAAGCAGAGCGCGTGCGGCGTGAAGTTCAACGTCAAGTGGACGCGGGACGTGCGATGCCACTAGACAACATGACTTCCACAGTGCAGAAAATCGCCAAACAGGCGCTAACGACGTTCCGAACCCCTTCTGTAGCGTGCGAGCACAACAAAGTGTTTTCAGAAAACCTAAGCAAGCTGAAAGCCATTTTGTCGGAGGTCAGAGCGGCTGATTTGAAGATCGTACCCCGAAGCATTGAGAGCTCCCCGATTCCGCCCTCGCGCATCGCGCCTCCAGTCACGTACATGCACATCTATGAGTCCGACGCGTTTAGCATTGGTGTGTTTCTGTTAAAAACGGGTGCTTCTATACCACTGCATGATCATCCGGGAATGTATGGTATGCTTAAGGTGATCTACGGAAAGGTCCGAATCAGCTGTTTCGACAGACTGGATAAACCCAGGGACGGTGCCAGCGGTGTGCAGTTCAACCCTCCGTTAATGCCCTACCAGAGAAGTTCTCTGAGACCCACTGTGCTGAAATCGGTGGGGGAATACACGGAAGAGAGCAGCCCTTGTATGCTGTCTCCTCAGAAGGACAATATCCATCAGATAGACGCTGTAGACGGACCCACCGCTTTCCTGGACATTTTGGCACCACCTTATGACCCGGATGAAGGGAGGGACTGCCACTATTACAAAATCTTGCATGCTCATTCTGAGGCCACAGATAGGAAGAACGAAGCCCAGGAACAGGGGGACTTATGGCTTATGGAAATGCCGCAGCCTAATGAATTCTGGTGTGGTGGTGAACCTTACCCAGGGCCTAAAGTGTCCCTCTGAAGGATTTAATTAATAAGCACGTGGTGATTAAAGACATTTCATGTAATTTTCTTTGTATGCCCTGATAGCATTTCAATCAAGCATTTACTAGGTGGAGTAATAGAAATGCATCAACACCTGTCATTATACAACCCTTATGCACTTACGTTCAGTTGCTGTCTCGAACCCGGTTGTCTTTTGACCACCTATATTGTTAAGGGATTAAGTCCATAAATGTATGATATTTGCCTGCAGACTGTCTTTTGAGTTTCTGTCCTAAAGAGTGGTTTCACTATCTTATGCCATTTAAATATGTAAGATTTGGTTTAACAGCACTTATGACAAAAGAGTGGAACCCTGCGCATCATCCATGTTGTAATGCATTAATCCATCAATAGGGCCAACAAATATGCTTAGCAATAGGACTACACTGGATATTTCCATGAACactaaaaatgattaaaacaaacatatagTTGAGCACTTACTCGGATGAAAGTCattttgaaatatgcaaaatgttacatttaatgaCTTCATTCTGTTATGCAACAGGCTTTACTAATAAAGCATAAGACAGTGATTGGTGTTATTAACAGTGAGTTTGTAAATACTGATGAGAGACAGAAGCCTGTAATGGCCAACGCACGCATTTGTTTGTAAAATGGGGACCTCTAGtggtaaacacatatttttgaagAACTTTTTCAAATCAACGCATCACGATTGAGCACtgtttattcaaacacaaaCTATAATGTTATCAATAAAAAGAGAACTCATGGAGCTATGTAAACAATGTGAATACCTTAGTGTGGTAATCTACAATTTTCCATCGTATGACAGAGGTGGAGACACAATTGCTtcacaaaaactgaaaacaaaaactgtgctttacaaatgtacaatttaaCGGACTTTTCTATTCTTCTGCTTACTACaacaaattacatttaacaTTGAAGTCATAAGCTGCCTTCGCATAGCCTATTTGTATGCGCACAAACGAAACGACAGTTCCATAATAAAAAAAGGACCATGTAACcacaaccaatgcagtcaggtTTATTTTCACATCGGTGTCCCATCCGCGGTCGAGTTGTGTGGAGTCACAGAGCCTTTTTTGTCTTTCTGTCTCTGGTGAATTTTTGTGTGCCTCCTTCGTTCGTCGCTCCTCGCAAACTTCCTACCGCAGAAGTCACAGGAGAAGGGCTTCTCGCCCGTGTGCGTGCGTATGTGAGTCGTGAGGTGGTCGCTCCGACTGAAGCTGCGCATGCAGATGCGGCACTGAAACGGCTTGTGCCCGGTGTGGATACGCACGTGTCGCGTGAGCTCATCCGAGCGAGAGAATCTCCGGTCGCATCCCTCAGCCGGACAGGGATACGGGCGCTCGTGCACCGGTGTTTTGCACGGTCGGTTTGGGTATTTCCGTGGCCGCAATATTGGCCTGAGTGGGACGGTTTGAGGATGAGCCTCTGTAGGTGGCCTAGAAGCGTCTACCGGACACGCCAGTGTAAAATTTCTTATCGTGTTCAATGGAGTCAGAGGTGGGGGGACACGAAGAGATTCCAAAGAGCATGAAAATGGCTTAATGTCCTGAAACATAGCCATGTCCCTTTGGCTGTTAGTGGTTTGATAAAAGCCCCCGCATTCGGGAATGATAGAAAAAAGCGCCCCGTCCATAGTTGACTTTGGAGTTGAGTAGGAGGTTGTGGCGTATGTTAAGGGGCACGTGGTGGTCGATAGGTAGGCCGAATGGTCCTGGTAACCTTCGGCAGTGCAGGTGTAAGGGGGAGGAGATGTGTACATGTGCTCCATGTTGGGAAGGGTTTGACCTATTTTGGAGCAGCCTGGCGTAAGGTCAACAGGAGCGGGAGATTCGGTGGAAAATGATCCTGGGGAAGATGTCCTGTCTTGCACCCCTGCGCTGACAAAGTTGATTATTCCTTCTTGATTCCAACTTCCGTGCGCGTCGATGGAAATTTTCCCTGTGTAGGCGACGGGCGCGCTGTGCGAGGAGAACTTTCTCGACTCTGTCAGGTCCAGGCCCCGTTTCTCTACGCCGAAATGGTCGGTGCTTAAGCCACCTGTGGAAAAAAGACGTTTCTGCTTAGTTTTTATTCACATCACTGCGTTACGTCGGGTTCCTAACAAATAATGAGCGGGTAGAACAGCAACGTATTTTGTTAGGATAATGTAGACTCCCAGTAACCGACACTCTTTTAATTCTTGTGAATATTCCACTGAGGTTATGTTTAAGGAAGTTTTTTTAATAGAACCATACATTACAGCCTCTACTACAAAGAGCTTTTGAACATTTCCATCGTTATTGAGCAGAGAAAAATGATAACACCTATGGTGGATAGGTCACATTGGAGAAGTTATGACGATGGGAATCTTCCATTAAGTAGCTTATTTTCAGCtatgaacaaataaaatataaaaaataaagcaatttGAATTAGGCTACAAAATAATTTACGGGAACAGTCAAATATCACGAACACGAAAAATAGCCTATTAAACCATTGCAACgcatattgtaaataatagaCTGTATAACGTATGCAAATGAAGCATgctattaaacatttaaacacatttttaaggaaAAATCTACATGAATTAAATGCAATGGTTAAATCGTGCACCAATGCACCGAACTATTATTTCACTTGTTTGGCCAACAGTTGTATTTCTACAGCAACATTATGACATTAGAATTTTAGTATGGAGAACTCACAAAACTTGTATTTGAACTAGGCTACATACTTGACTAAACTTAAGGTTTGTGCAGCTGGGCTTTTGATTCAACCCCTTACTTGAGACGTACAGCCCTTGTGACAACTTTTCTTAAATAAGACATTCATGCTAAGACATTCATTTCTTACCTCCGGACGCTTCACTGAACTGGTCAGAATAGACCCCCACTTCTACATCTGAGAAACCTGTAGTTGTGGGGATCTCATCCAGAGAATAGACGTTTGACGGCAGAGAGCGTAAGAAATCATTCAGCGACGTCGTGATTTTATCCCCGGTGTTAGCTGTTGCTGTCATATTGGTTCTCGGTGTTGTTAGAAAAAATCTGGTTTATTTTTCTCAAGTTGTTCAGAGAGATGTTTTGATGTAAGTGATGCGATATAAATGCGTCCCTGCGCTTTAATTCACCTGTGTGATTATCATTAGCGCGCGCATCGCTCTGTCAGGTTTAATCCGCGAGCCATCAGCTCTCTTCGTGTGTCTGCTAACCAATAAGTGAAACTTTATGTCGTTGTATGCATTTAAGAGGAGCCCGTCAATGCCCCGTTACGTCACTGACCATACAAGGACAGAACATTGTGAAAAAAACGGGTTGGGCTGTTTTTTTGGCTTCTGGCCATATGACGACACGAGGGAGTCCATCAAAAACGCATTTCAGATAGagctttgagtttgacataacTAATTTTCCTAAATCTAAATGATATGCTGTAGATATTAACATGATAGCCTAATAGACTTATGCTCGTGTAATCGACAAAAATTATTGTGAACTCTTTTTGGTGCGTATTATGATCAGGAATTCCGGTTGGGTCGCACCCCATAAATGGATATTATCCGGTAATGTCAAACACGCCCTCTTTGACTTATATGGGAGGCATCCGGGAAACTCTACACGGAAAAATAACCATCCACCCCGAGCGCACATCCCACAGAGGAACCGCAATAAAGTTAATTCAGGAAAGTGAAATTTGAATATGTTGGAAAGTTTGCTCTAATTTTAAAAGTGTTAAGGAAAAATATTTGTTCATATACAAAACATTCTTCCTCGTGTAACAGACAAGCACCGTTGCGATAAAACAGCTTTATAAGTTAAAAAGCATAAATAAAATAGCATTTGAATTATGCACCATATGCAAATATATTATTTCAAagcaatatttaatatttaaaagtattttaagcATCTAAAATGTTGCCTACTACTTGTTCTCAATTTTCATTTAGTGCAGATGTCCgttcttgtttttatattatgttttctATAAACATATGCCTTTATACAAAAATCCtatattatttagtttaattcCCATATGTTCCAAAGTAGTATTGACACTGTAAGGCCATCCTCGGCTCTTCATCATCTCCTTCGTCACTTGTTTTTCTGCCACCACGGTCTATTTTCAACTATGGCAGCATGAGCAACAGAGCATTTGCTGTATGTGCGGATGAGGTCTAATTCATATCCACCCACACTACGGAACAGCCCTTCTCCACGGAGTCCTAGCAAAGTGGAGCCTCTTTGAATAGATTGGCATCTGCCCTCGTACTTCTGTACAGACACCCCCAACCTGCTTCCATTTTCTCTGTTCCCATTCACACTCGCCCACTTGCGCAGGCACTGCATGCTGACTGAGCTTCTGTGCATCCCACACTTAAACAAACTGTACTCTTAAGATTGATCATAATCAGATCTCATTTCAAAGTCTCTTGTATTCTGCTATTTTTGCAGTATAGGGCAATACTGGGCATGCTCCTCGAAGATATAGTTCAATTTATATTTAGCCATAATGACAGTTTAGATTAGGAAGATGCTTTTGGATACATAGAATAATTTAAACCTATGGATTTTATTTCACCTAAAGACCTTGCAATAAGAACAaacataatacataaataatgaaGCTTCCTAgagacaaatattta
This genomic window from Triplophysa rosa linkage group LG10, Trosa_1v2, whole genome shotgun sequence contains:
- the adob gene encoding 2-aminoethanethiol (cysteamine) dioxygenase b; translated protein: MPLDNMTSTVQKIAKQALTTFRTPSVACEHNKVFSENLSKLKAILSEVRAADLKIVPRSIESSPIPPSRIAPPVTYMHIYESDAFSIGVFLLKTGASIPLHDHPGMYGMLKVIYGKVRISCFDRLDKPRDGASGVQFNPPLMPYQRSSLRPTVLKSVGEYTEESSPCMLSPQKDNIHQIDAVDGPTAFLDILAPPYDPDEGRDCHYYKILHAHSEATDRKNEAQEQGDLWLMEMPQPNEFWCGGEPYPGPKVSL
- the egr2a gene encoding E3 SUMO-protein ligase EGR2a → MTATANTGDKITTSLNDFLRSLPSNVYSLDEIPTTTGFSDVEVGVYSDQFSEASGGGLSTDHFGVEKRGLDLTESRKFSSHSAPVAYTGKISIDAHGSWNQEGIINFVSAGVQDRTSSPGSFSTESPAPVDLTPGCSKIGQTLPNMEHMYTSPPPYTCTAEGYQDHSAYLSTTTCPLTYATTSYSTPKSTMDGALFSIIPECGGFYQTTNSQRDMAMFQDIKPFSCSLESLRVPPPLTPLNTIRNFTLACPVDASRPPTEAHPQTVPLRPILRPRKYPNRPCKTPVHERPYPCPAEGCDRRFSRSDELTRHVRIHTGHKPFQCRICMRSFSRSDHLTTHIRTHTGEKPFSCDFCGRKFARSDERRRHTKIHQRQKDKKGSVTPHNSTADGTPM